One Actinomycetota bacterium genomic window carries:
- the selD gene encoding selenide, water dikinase SelD, whose product MTPAAPHRRLTEFSHGAGUACKLAPGELAQVLRRLAPVDHPDLLVGSATGDDAAVWRLDDDRALVVTADFITPVVDDPREWGRIAATNAVSDVYAMGGRPILALNLVGWNVDELPTEVLGEVLAGAAEVGVECGFVTVGGHTVDDPEPKFGLAVVGEVHPDRLLTNSGLRHGDDLVLTKPLGVGIIATAVKRQLATEEMAAAAVASMTRSNAEACAVALDAGARGATDVTGFGLLGHLGRMAEESGVDVVLDHGAVPLLPGARDLAEGGCVPGGTMRNLEWVTERLDRGDADEVTVILLADAQTSGGLLFGAAPDDAAAAAERLRSSGHEAAVVGRVTAGTGRLRLAPLG is encoded by the coding sequence ATGACTCCCGCCGCACCCCACCGCCGGCTGACCGAGTTCAGCCACGGCGCCGGCTGAGCCTGCAAGCTCGCTCCCGGCGAGCTGGCGCAGGTACTGCGCCGCCTGGCACCGGTCGACCACCCCGACCTGCTCGTGGGCTCCGCCACGGGCGACGACGCCGCCGTCTGGCGGCTCGACGACGACCGGGCGCTGGTGGTGACCGCCGACTTCATCACGCCGGTGGTCGACGATCCCCGGGAGTGGGGGCGCATCGCCGCCACCAACGCCGTGTCCGACGTCTACGCCATGGGCGGGCGCCCCATCCTGGCCCTCAACCTGGTGGGCTGGAACGTCGACGAGCTGCCCACGGAGGTGCTCGGCGAGGTGCTGGCCGGTGCCGCCGAGGTGGGGGTCGAGTGCGGGTTCGTCACCGTGGGCGGGCACACGGTCGACGACCCTGAGCCCAAGTTCGGCCTGGCCGTGGTCGGCGAGGTGCACCCCGATCGGTTGCTCACCAACTCCGGCCTGCGCCACGGCGACGACCTGGTGCTCACCAAGCCCCTCGGCGTCGGGATCATCGCCACCGCGGTCAAGCGCCAGCTGGCCACCGAGGAGATGGCAGCCGCCGCGGTGGCGTCCATGACCCGCAGCAACGCCGAGGCGTGCGCCGTCGCCCTCGACGCCGGCGCACGTGGAGCCACCGACGTGACCGGCTTCGGCCTGCTCGGCCACCTCGGGCGAATGGCGGAGGAGTCGGGCGTGGACGTGGTGCTCGACCACGGCGCGGTGCCGTTGCTCCCCGGGGCCCGCGATTTGGCCGAGGGCGGCTGCGTGCCCGGCGGCACCATGCGCAACCTCGAGTGGGTGACCGAGCGCCTCGACCGAGGCGACGCCGACGAGGTGACCGTCATCCTTCTCGCCGACGCCCAGACCTCCGGGGGGTTGTTGTTCGGCGCCGCTCCCGACGACGCCGCCGCCGCCGCCGAACGCCTTCGCTCCTCAGGCCACGAGGCCGCCGTGGTGGGCCGGGTCACGGCCGGGACGGGTCGGCTCCGGCTCGCTCCCTTGGGGTGA
- a CDS encoding cell division/cell wall cluster transcriptional repressor MraZ: MFFGEFDHSLDAKGRVILPAEFRDRLEEGGFITKVL, from the coding sequence GTGTTCTTCGGGGAGTTCGACCACTCCCTCGACGCCAAGGGGCGGGTGATCCTTCCCGCCGAGTTCCGTGACCGGCTCGAGGAGGGTGGCTTCATCACCAAGGTCCTC